One window of the Gemmatimonadota bacterium genome contains the following:
- a CDS encoding arylsulfatase, whose protein sequence is MYKPNVIFVLTDDQGYGDLSCHGNPIIKTHNLDALHNESIRFTDFHVAPMCTPTRGELLTGQDALRNGATFVCMGRSLMNPEVPTMADIFGLNGYRTGHFGKWHLGDNYPYRPQDRGFQETIHHPAWGITSAADYFGNDYFDDHYRHNGTIEAFEGYCTDVWFDEAMDWIEKQGDAPFFAYIATNAPHTPLWVPDAYRQPYLDQVAYNVASFYGMIANIDENMGKLDAFLRKTGLRDNTILIFMTDNGTANGETVYNAGMRGKKTTLYEGGHRVPFFIRWPEGQLGDPRDIPDPTHGTDVLPTLISLCGLDEPEGTACDGVSLTDLLREREELEDRMLVVQYGHNVPKGNRTTRKGNAAVLWNRWRLVDYTELYHLDSDPAQKHNIADQHPHVVQKMRAHYDAWWDALGKNLDIYFPISIGTKEEKSTRLSSCDWMGVYCDNPGGVRGCVMDSGIWQLAVTQSGKYDITLRRWPRESNLAITAPAPVMEGVDGTLMAGKALPVDRAWMQIGGSEQEMDVRPDDLSVTFTVDLSSGPTTLQTWWIDASGNRLAGAYYVTVERI, encoded by the coding sequence ATGTACAAACCCAATGTAATTTTTGTTTTGACCGATGATCAGGGATATGGCGATCTCTCTTGCCACGGCAATCCGATCATAAAAACGCATAATTTAGACGCGTTACACAACGAGAGCATTCGGTTCACGGATTTCCACGTCGCGCCCATGTGTACGCCAACGCGCGGCGAACTGCTGACAGGCCAGGACGCGCTCCGCAATGGCGCCACATTTGTGTGCATGGGGCGGTCGTTGATGAATCCCGAAGTGCCGACTATGGCGGATATTTTCGGCCTGAATGGCTACCGCACGGGGCATTTTGGCAAATGGCACCTCGGCGACAATTACCCCTACCGTCCACAGGACCGGGGTTTTCAGGAAACGATTCACCATCCCGCCTGGGGCATTACATCCGCTGCAGATTATTTCGGCAATGATTATTTCGACGACCACTATCGGCACAATGGAACAATAGAGGCTTTTGAAGGGTATTGCACAGATGTGTGGTTTGACGAAGCCATGGACTGGATCGAGAAACAGGGCGACGCGCCGTTTTTTGCTTACATCGCCACCAACGCCCCCCATACCCCACTTTGGGTCCCCGACGCATACCGCCAACCCTATCTCGACCAGGTCGCATATAATGTCGCCAGCTTTTACGGTATGATTGCCAATATCGACGAAAACATGGGCAAGCTCGACGCCTTTCTCCGCAAAACCGGACTGCGCGACAATACCATTTTGATTTTTATGACCGATAATGGGACGGCAAACGGGGAAACCGTGTACAACGCTGGCATGCGCGGAAAAAAGACCACGCTCTATGAAGGCGGTCATCGCGTTCCATTTTTTATTCGCTGGCCCGAAGGGCAGTTGGGAGATCCCCGCGATATACCCGATCCCACGCACGGTACAGATGTATTGCCAACCCTGATCTCCCTCTGCGGTCTCGACGAACCAGAAGGAACTGCCTGTGATGGCGTTTCTCTAACCGACCTCTTGCGCGAACGCGAAGAATTGGAAGACCGGATGCTCGTCGTACAATACGGCCACAATGTCCCAAAGGGAAACCGAACCACGCGCAAAGGCAATGCTGCAGTTTTATGGAATCGCTGGCGTCTCGTGGATTATACCGAACTGTATCACCTCGACAGCGATCCCGCGCAAAAACACAACATCGCCGACCAGCATCCCCATGTCGTGCAAAAGATGCGGGCGCATTACGATGCGTGGTGGGACGCGCTCGGCAAAAACCTCGATATTTACTTCCCCATTTCCATTGGGACAAAGGAGGAAAAATCCACGCGATTGTCCAGTTGTGATTGGATGGGGGTCTATTGCGACAATCCCGGAGGCGTACGCGGATGTGTGATGGACAGCGGTATCTGGCAACTCGCAGTTACACAATCCGGGAAATACGACATCACCTTGCGGCGCTGGCCCAGAGAATCGAATCTCGCAATTACAGCACCAGCCCCCGTGATGGAAGGCGTTGACGGCACATTGATGGCTGGAAAAGCACTACCCGTGGATCGGGCGTGGATGCAGATCGGAGGATCTGAACAGGAAATGGACGTGCGCCCCGACGACCTATCCGTAACATTTACAGTGGATTTGTCGAGCGGTCCCACAACTTTGCAAACGTGGTGGATAGACGCGAGTGGCAATCGCCTCGCCGGCGCGTATTACGTGACGGTAGAACGCATATAA
- a CDS encoding DUF4837 family protein, with protein MGKLYLTRSCLPARRASSPALYFVKFEHCFCLQILLSLSFLVPLSTGYRFMRLLLFLLLLCVGCGNHLPESLGPARKIIVLADSTDWQTLEDPLREIFETVIYTPQAERIYEIALGDVNFLKAHKHEQRKSLMVIAPLNANHPTAQFVKEILSPEVQQAILDGRAGVTWKKDVWAKDQTLYIVSGKNIETTVENLFMESDRLYSTLENAVDHSVRENVYSFGERKDVTQELAKTYGWNVRVPFGYRILETYPNFVVLARDNPNRWLSVYWEDDVHPDQLTEDWVIQKRDDITGQWFGGDRIVLGEVTVRQTEFAGKLAVVLQGLWENEAEWKGGPFKSYAFVDVDLNRLFFIDIGLYSPNKKKAPILRRVDLVAKSFTIHRAFFQDK; from the coding sequence ATGGGGAAATTATATCTCACACGAAGTTGTCTCCCTGCTCGGCGCGCGTCTTCCCCGGCACTATATTTCGTAAAATTTGAACATTGTTTCTGTCTCCAAATCCTATTATCTTTATCTTTTCTCGTTCCCCTTTCTACTGGGTACCGTTTTATGCGCCTTCTTCTATTTTTACTGCTTTTGTGCGTCGGATGTGGCAACCACTTGCCCGAATCTCTCGGTCCCGCTCGCAAAATCATCGTACTGGCCGACTCTACCGATTGGCAAACGCTGGAAGACCCCCTCCGCGAAATTTTTGAAACCGTTATCTATACGCCTCAGGCCGAGCGCATTTATGAAATTGCATTGGGCGATGTCAATTTCCTCAAGGCACACAAACACGAACAGCGAAAAAGCCTCATGGTTATTGCGCCCCTCAATGCCAACCATCCCACCGCACAATTCGTCAAAGAAATACTCAGTCCCGAGGTGCAACAAGCCATTTTGGATGGTCGTGCAGGTGTAACCTGGAAAAAAGATGTGTGGGCCAAAGATCAAACCCTTTATATCGTATCGGGAAAAAATATAGAGACTACCGTTGAAAACCTCTTTATGGAATCCGATCGTTTGTATAGCACTCTGGAAAATGCCGTTGATCACAGTGTGCGAGAAAATGTTTACAGCTTTGGCGAACGCAAAGATGTCACCCAGGAACTCGCCAAGACCTATGGTTGGAATGTACGCGTGCCCTTTGGCTATCGTATCCTCGAAACCTATCCCAACTTTGTCGTGCTTGCCAGAGATAATCCTAACCGCTGGCTTTCCGTCTATTGGGAAGACGATGTACACCCCGATCAACTCACCGAAGACTGGGTTATTCAAAAGCGGGATGACATCACGGGACAGTGGTTTGGCGGCGATCGCATTGTCCTGGGCGAAGTCACAGTTAGACAAACCGAATTTGCGGGCAAACTCGCCGTAGTACTTCAGGGCCTTTGGGAAAATGAAGCCGAGTGGAAAGGCGGCCCCTTTAAGAGCTATGCTTTTGTCGATGTCGATCTCAACCGGCTATTTTTTATCGACATAGGGCTTTATTCGCCCAACAAAAAAAAAGCCCCCATTTTGAGACGGGTAGATCTCGTCGCCAAATCTTTCACCATTCACCGCGCGTTTTTTCAAGACAAATGA